The Armatimonadota bacterium DNA window TAGAGCGTCCCTCGGACCATACCGTTGTGGTTGCAGAATTCGATCTTTAAGATCGGGGCTCGGTGTTGCTAGGCGCGGGCCGAGCAGCTTCCTCGCGCTTGTCAGCTTCGAGAGCGTCGCTCATGGCCTTCTTGCCTTCTTCGAGACCTTTCTGAAGTTCGCCAACGCCCTTGCCGACACCGCGCATCAGTTGCGGAATCTTC harbors:
- a CDS encoding twin-arginine translocase TatA/TatE family subunit, translated to MLNFNPTSLLAFGLGAQELMIVLVIILVLFGGAKIPQLMRGVGKGVGELQKGLEEGKKAMSDALEADKREEAARPAPSNTEPRS